One genomic segment of Nocardia spumae includes these proteins:
- a CDS encoding ABC transporter ATP-binding protein, which yields MTAAAALEVRELTCGPRGRTVVRGVDFRAEPGEVIGLVGPNGAGKTTLLRTIAGLLRPRHGVVRCDGADLHAMSPRRRARTVAVVGQDELPPADLCAGDVVALGRTPYLPPWGAGSPAERQAVADALRSVDLDGFADRPVLRMSGGERQRVLLARAVAQSSPLLLLDEPTNHLDITHRLALLELVRGLGRTVVVALHDLSLADRYCDRVLVVHGGRASALRAPRTALSAEVLAEVFGVRAARVPHPDTGAIHLLLEPNSPRS from the coding sequence GTGACGGCCGCCGCGGCGCTCGAGGTCCGGGAGCTCACCTGTGGCCCGCGCGGGCGAACCGTCGTGCGCGGCGTCGATTTCCGCGCCGAACCCGGCGAGGTCATCGGCCTCGTCGGCCCCAACGGCGCGGGTAAGACCACTCTGCTGCGGACCATCGCGGGCCTGCTGCGTCCACGCCACGGGGTGGTCCGGTGTGACGGTGCGGATCTGCACGCGATGTCGCCGCGCCGCCGGGCACGGACCGTGGCGGTCGTCGGGCAGGACGAGCTACCGCCGGCGGATCTGTGCGCCGGTGATGTGGTCGCGCTGGGTCGTACCCCCTATCTGCCGCCGTGGGGTGCGGGCAGCCCGGCGGAAAGACAGGCGGTCGCCGACGCGTTGCGGTCCGTCGACCTCGACGGCTTCGCCGACCGCCCGGTGCTGCGCATGTCGGGCGGGGAACGCCAGCGGGTGTTGCTGGCCCGCGCCGTGGCCCAGTCGAGTCCGTTGCTGCTGCTCGACGAGCCGACCAACCATCTCGACATCACCCATCGGCTCGCGCTGCTCGAGCTGGTCCGGGGCCTGGGCCGCACCGTCGTCGTCGCACTGCACGATCTGTCGCTCGCCGACCGGTACTGCGATCGCGTGCTGGTCGTGCACGGCGGGCGCGCGAGCGCACTGCGCGCACCGCGAACCGCGCTGAGTGCCGAGGTACTCGCGGAGGTCTTCGGGGTGCGCGCCGCCCGCGTACCGCATCCGGACACGGGCGCGATCCACCTACTGCTCGAACCGAATTCGCCCCGGTCGTGA
- a CDS encoding DedA family protein yields the protein MESLMHRILDIAPVWIYLTVGLLVFAEDAIFVGFVIPGETAAVLGGVAASQGHVLLWAMILLVVAAAIIGDSVGYEVGKHFGSRLLAASYLDKHRGRLDKAQEFLARRGGWAVFLGRFTAFFRAVMPALVGASRMPYPKFLSFNAVGGIVWGTTFVVLGYVAGNSYEKVAKTVGRDMAIVVVVIVVLALIVWKVRERRQDKMLESEYHATHDGR from the coding sequence ATGGAATCGCTCATGCACCGGATTCTCGATATCGCGCCGGTGTGGATCTACCTGACGGTCGGTCTGCTCGTTTTCGCCGAGGACGCGATTTTCGTCGGCTTCGTGATTCCGGGCGAGACGGCGGCCGTCCTCGGCGGTGTCGCGGCCAGCCAGGGACACGTGCTGCTGTGGGCGATGATCCTGTTGGTAGTGGCCGCCGCGATCATCGGCGACTCGGTGGGCTACGAGGTGGGCAAACATTTCGGCAGCCGCCTGCTCGCCGCCTCCTACCTGGACAAGCACCGCGGCCGCCTGGACAAGGCACAGGAATTCCTGGCTCGACGCGGCGGCTGGGCGGTCTTCCTCGGCCGCTTCACCGCCTTCTTCCGCGCGGTGATGCCGGCCCTGGTGGGCGCCTCCCGCATGCCCTACCCGAAGTTCCTCTCGTTCAACGCCGTCGGCGGCATCGTCTGGGGTACGACCTTCGTGGTGCTCGGCTACGTCGCGGGCAACTCCTACGAGAAGGTGGCCAAGACGGTCGGCCGCGATATGGCGATCGTGGTAGTGGTGATCGTGGTGCTGGCGTTGATCGTCTGGAAGGTCCGCGAGCGCCGCCAGGACAAGATGCTCGAATCCGAATACCACGCCACCCACGACGGCCGCTGA
- a CDS encoding DUF2567 domain-containing protein: protein MASRPAAPTPVGRDLRAALWIVVVVLVVSVVGGGVWGMLAPTEKVLVVEPGSGAALTGESTHRFDAVAIFACVAIVAGLLSAAGVWRWRAVRGPLMLAGLLIGSLAGAWVMSWFGEQAARWIHPRSHNPPVHTIVEMAPTVDGWCVLLLQPLVACLVVLVLSALSTSEDLGSGRSRPAGHPRGSLSDVSYGPYTWPSGRPANGHYQGVDSTH from the coding sequence ATGGCCTCTCGCCCCGCCGCGCCCACGCCGGTGGGCCGCGACCTGCGTGCCGCGCTGTGGATCGTGGTGGTGGTGCTGGTGGTCAGCGTCGTCGGTGGCGGGGTGTGGGGCATGCTCGCACCCACCGAGAAAGTCCTGGTCGTCGAGCCCGGCAGCGGAGCGGCACTGACCGGCGAGAGCACCCATCGGTTCGACGCGGTGGCGATCTTCGCCTGCGTGGCGATCGTGGCGGGTTTGCTGAGCGCGGCCGGGGTCTGGCGCTGGCGGGCGGTGCGCGGACCGCTGATGCTCGCCGGACTGCTGATCGGATCACTGGCGGGCGCGTGGGTCATGTCCTGGTTCGGCGAACAGGCCGCACGCTGGATCCATCCGCGCTCACACAATCCGCCGGTGCACACCATCGTCGAGATGGCGCCCACCGTCGACGGCTGGTGCGTGCTGCTGCTGCAGCCGTTGGTGGCGTGCCTGGTCGTGCTGGTGCTGTCGGCCCTGAGTACCTCCGAGGATCTGGGCAGCGGACGGTCGCGCCCGGCGGGCCATCCGCGTGGTTCCCTCTCCGATGTGTCCTACGGCCCGTACACCTGGCCGTCCGGGCGTCCCGCGAACGGCCACTACCAAGGCGTCGATTCCACGCACTGA
- the bioB gene encoding biotin synthase BioB, which translates to MTQAPVKTDILATAREQVLERGVGLTQEQTLEVLRLGDDQLEALLELAHEVRMKWCGPEVEVEGIISLKTGGCPEDCHFCSQSGLFQSPVRAAWLDIPSLVEAAKQTAKTGATEFCIVAAVRGPDERLMAQVAAGVEAIRNEVDIQVACSLGMLNQEQVDQLAAMGVHRYNHNLETSRSHFPNVVTTHTWEERWDTLRMVREAGMEVCCGGILGMGETLEQRAEFAANLAELEPDEVPLNFLNPRPGTPFGDLEVLPAADALRAVAAFRLALPRTILRFAGGREITLGDLGAKQGILGGINAVIVGNYLTTLGRPAEADLDLLTDLKMPIKALNETL; encoded by the coding sequence GTGACGCAGGCACCCGTGAAGACCGACATTCTGGCCACCGCCCGCGAGCAGGTGCTCGAGCGAGGCGTCGGGCTCACCCAGGAGCAGACCCTCGAGGTGCTGCGCCTGGGCGACGATCAGCTCGAAGCGCTGCTGGAGCTCGCCCACGAGGTGCGGATGAAGTGGTGTGGCCCGGAGGTCGAGGTCGAGGGCATCATCTCGCTCAAGACCGGCGGCTGCCCCGAGGACTGCCACTTCTGCTCGCAGTCGGGTCTGTTCCAGTCGCCGGTGCGCGCCGCCTGGCTCGACATCCCGAGCCTGGTCGAGGCCGCGAAGCAGACCGCCAAGACCGGCGCCACCGAATTCTGCATCGTCGCCGCCGTGCGCGGCCCGGACGAGCGCCTGATGGCCCAGGTCGCCGCCGGCGTCGAGGCCATCCGCAACGAGGTCGACATCCAGGTCGCCTGCTCGCTGGGCATGCTGAACCAGGAACAGGTCGATCAGCTCGCCGCCATGGGCGTGCACCGCTACAACCACAACCTCGAGACCTCGCGCTCGCACTTCCCGAACGTGGTCACCACCCACACCTGGGAGGAGCGCTGGGACACCCTGCGCATGGTGCGCGAGGCGGGGATGGAGGTGTGCTGCGGCGGCATCCTCGGTATGGGTGAAACTCTGGAGCAGCGGGCCGAATTCGCCGCCAACCTGGCCGAATTGGAGCCCGACGAGGTTCCGCTGAACTTCCTCAACCCGCGCCCGGGCACCCCGTTCGGTGACCTCGAGGTGCTGCCCGCGGCCGATGCGCTGCGCGCCGTGGCCGCCTTCCGCCTCGCACTGCCGCGCACCATCCTGCGCTTCGCCGGCGGCCGCGAGATCACCCTGGGCGACCTCGGCGCCAAGCAGGGCATCCTCGGCGGTATCAACGCCGTCATCGTCGGCAACTACCTGACCACCCTCGGCCGTCCCGCCGAGGCGGACCTGGATCTGCTGACCGATCTGAAGATGCCGATCAAGGCCCTCAACGAGACCCTCTGA
- a CDS encoding ABC transporter substrate-binding protein: protein MRSARWLAMTLVFVTATACGADRSAAGNLTLTNCGEQVRFPAPAQRLFVNDTNMIAMTLALGAQDAVAAVAGLPQDIDTLRRHYGGAVDRLHSVASTSPSRETVLAQRPDVMVAGWNYGYSEATDLTPDTLRASGIAPYILTESCRPHAGQRRRGTTEPWTALRTDLSNLGAITGRSDRANALNAEIDTRLRRLRAAPRAATPPTLFVFDTASETIFSSGRFGGPQAVLEAAGARNALDDVADTWTTVSWERLATADPDAIVFVDYPGQTFAQKVDALRGKPGINRLRAVTEQRFVNLPYVLWTSGPLNIDAAEQVRAQLEQWNMLPPSGIRPPFDDAVR, encoded by the coding sequence ATGCGTAGTGCGCGATGGCTCGCCATGACTCTGGTATTCGTCACCGCGACGGCCTGCGGAGCCGATCGGTCCGCCGCGGGCAATCTCACACTGACCAATTGCGGCGAGCAGGTGCGGTTTCCGGCGCCGGCACAGCGGCTGTTCGTCAACGACACCAATATGATCGCGATGACGCTGGCCCTGGGCGCGCAGGATGCGGTGGCCGCGGTGGCCGGCCTGCCCCAGGACATCGACACGCTGCGCCGGCACTACGGCGGCGCCGTCGACCGGCTGCACTCGGTGGCCTCGACGTCGCCGTCGCGGGAGACGGTGCTCGCGCAGCGGCCCGATGTGATGGTGGCGGGCTGGAACTACGGCTACAGCGAGGCCACCGATCTGACCCCGGACACGTTGCGCGCCAGCGGTATCGCGCCCTACATCCTGACCGAGAGCTGCCGCCCGCATGCCGGGCAGCGCCGGCGCGGCACCACCGAGCCGTGGACGGCCCTGCGCACGGATCTGTCCAATCTGGGCGCGATCACCGGCCGTTCCGATCGCGCGAACGCGCTCAACGCCGAGATCGATACCCGATTGCGGCGGCTGCGGGCCGCACCCCGGGCCGCGACCCCGCCGACGCTGTTCGTCTTCGACACCGCGAGCGAAACCATCTTCTCCAGTGGCAGATTCGGCGGACCACAGGCGGTGCTCGAGGCCGCCGGCGCCCGCAACGCGCTCGACGATGTGGCCGATACCTGGACGACGGTGTCGTGGGAACGGCTCGCCACCGCCGACCCCGACGCCATCGTCTTCGTCGACTACCCGGGCCAGACCTTCGCGCAGAAGGTCGACGCGCTCCGCGGCAAACCCGGAATCAACCGGCTGCGCGCCGTGACCGAACAGCGATTCGTCAATCTGCCCTATGTGCTGTGGACCTCCGGCCCGCTCAACATCGACGCGGCCGAACAGGTCCGGGCCCAGCTCGAACAGTGGAACATGCTGCCGCCGTCGGGAATCCGGCCGCCGTTCGACGATGCCGTGCGGTGA
- a CDS encoding FecCD family ABC transporter permease, with amino-acid sequence MIRVRTSIVVPVTAALLLAAMVVATACGAEPLPIPAVLDVLRGRLAGSGALDSTFDTIVWQLRVPRTILAAVVGAGLALAGAAMQTLVRNPLADPYLLGVSSGAGVGAAAVITSGFFAGAGIWALSGGALIGALAAAATVFAITVAQGGLTPLRLVLTGTVLGSAFSAMSSYLIFRSADPKAAQSVLFWLLGSLAGADWTRIAVPATAVAIAATALLIVHGWLDALAVGADTAASVGVPVRALRYGLFLGLAVLVGVLVAVSGGIGFVGLVVPHAARMLVGPTHRRLVPVSALFGALFLVVADAAARVLVRPTEIPVGVLTGLIGAPVFLMLMGRRRYRFGAS; translated from the coding sequence ATGATTCGCGTCCGGACATCGATCGTCGTGCCCGTCACCGCCGCGCTGCTGCTGGCGGCGATGGTCGTGGCGACCGCCTGCGGGGCCGAACCGTTGCCCATCCCGGCGGTGCTGGACGTGCTGCGCGGCCGTCTCGCTGGATCCGGCGCCCTCGATTCCACTTTCGACACCATCGTGTGGCAGTTGCGCGTCCCCCGCACGATCCTGGCCGCGGTGGTCGGCGCCGGGCTGGCGCTGGCGGGCGCGGCGATGCAGACGCTGGTGCGTAATCCGCTGGCCGATCCCTACCTGCTCGGGGTGTCCTCGGGTGCGGGAGTGGGCGCCGCGGCGGTGATCACCTCCGGATTCTTCGCCGGCGCGGGAATCTGGGCCCTGTCCGGCGGTGCGCTGATCGGCGCGCTGGCCGCCGCGGCCACGGTCTTCGCGATCACGGTCGCGCAGGGCGGGCTCACACCGCTGCGGCTGGTACTGACCGGAACCGTTCTCGGATCCGCGTTCTCGGCCATGAGCAGCTATCTCATCTTCCGCAGCGCGGACCCGAAAGCGGCGCAGTCGGTGCTGTTCTGGTTGCTCGGCAGCCTCGCCGGGGCCGATTGGACGCGGATCGCGGTGCCCGCCACCGCGGTCGCGATCGCGGCGACGGCGCTGCTGATCGTGCACGGCTGGCTCGACGCGCTCGCGGTCGGTGCCGATACCGCGGCATCGGTGGGAGTTCCGGTGCGGGCGTTGCGCTATGGGCTCTTCCTCGGATTGGCGGTGCTGGTCGGAGTGCTGGTGGCGGTATCGGGCGGGATCGGATTCGTCGGGCTGGTGGTTCCGCACGCGGCCCGGATGCTGGTGGGGCCGACGCATCGCCGGCTGGTGCCGGTCAGCGCGCTGTTCGGGGCGTTGTTCCTGGTCGTCGCCGATGCGGCGGCGCGAGTACTGGTGCGGCCCACCGAAATTCCGGTCGGCGTGCTGACCGGGCTGATCGGCGCCCCGGTGTTCTTGATGCTGATGGGACGGCGACGCTATCGGTTCGGGGCGTCGTGA
- a CDS encoding TetR family transcriptional regulator, producing the protein MQLHRADVIDGAIAILDQYGLADLTMRRLATALHVQPGALYWHFPNKQALLGAVADRILTPMEEPVAATDWAGQIDELAHRLRSCLLAYRDGAEVVSATYASRLTTSKGRERLAGAMIRGGMTREEADLAAYTMLYYVLGETVDEQSRMQMDSAGALAEEDSPLYENTSATERFDFGLQLFVGGVLHLLGTRVR; encoded by the coding sequence GTGCAACTGCATCGGGCCGATGTGATCGACGGCGCTATCGCGATCCTCGACCAGTACGGGCTCGCCGATCTGACCATGCGCCGGCTGGCCACCGCCCTGCACGTCCAGCCCGGCGCCCTCTACTGGCACTTCCCCAACAAGCAGGCGCTGCTGGGCGCGGTGGCCGACCGCATCCTGACCCCGATGGAGGAACCGGTCGCCGCGACGGACTGGGCGGGGCAGATCGATGAGCTGGCGCATCGGCTGCGCTCCTGCCTGCTCGCCTATCGCGACGGAGCGGAGGTGGTCTCGGCCACCTATGCGTCCAGGCTCACCACCAGCAAGGGCCGGGAACGCTTGGCCGGCGCCATGATTCGCGGCGGGATGACCCGCGAGGAAGCCGATCTGGCCGCCTACACCATGCTCTACTACGTCCTCGGCGAGACGGTCGACGAGCAGTCACGCATGCAGATGGACTCCGCCGGAGCGCTCGCGGAGGAGGATTCCCCGCTCTACGAGAACACCTCCGCCACCGAGCGATTCGACTTCGGCCTGCAGCTGTTCGTGGGCGGTGTGCTGCACCTGCTCGGCACCCGGGTGCGATAA
- the bsaP gene encoding biotin synthase auxiliary protein BsaP: MPQPDMQERYNPYTGKRIVVGLDDPVPAAAALGLEPPRFCEACGRRMIVQVSPDGWWAKCSRHGVIDSHSLDHR; encoded by the coding sequence ATGCCACAACCTGATATGCAAGAGCGCTACAACCCGTACACGGGGAAGCGGATCGTCGTCGGCCTCGACGATCCGGTACCCGCGGCCGCCGCGCTGGGGCTGGAGCCCCCGCGCTTCTGCGAGGCGTGCGGCCGCCGGATGATCGTGCAGGTGAGCCCGGACGGCTGGTGGGCGAAATGCTCCCGGCACGGCGTGATCGATTCCCACAGCCTGGACCATCGCTGA
- a CDS encoding L-aspartate oxidase gives MSTPSIGWEADADLVVIGGGVAGLTAARTASLRGLRVLTLSKGGPTDTSTQYAQGGIAVVAPEGDTVDSHVDDTINAGAGLCDPDAVRSIVAGGADAVAALTDLGAVFDLGRDGRVSRTREGGHSTRRIIHAGGDATGAEVQRALNAAGLPVLFGTAALDIVTGPDGVEGVIVVSDKGFGIVHTPAVLLATGGLGQLYACSTNPPGATADGIALALRAGALVADLEFVQFHPTVLFSAGGLGRRPLISEAVRGEGAVLVDTAGDSVTAGVDPRGDLAPRDIVSKAIAARMGELGTDHVYLDARSIDGFPQRFPTITTSCRAVGLDPRTDLIPVAPAAHFQCGGIVTDTSGRTAVPGLYAAGEVARTGLHGGNRLASNSLLEGLVVGERAGAAAAERLGTGARVTEVPAARLTRVDRTALQQLMSAHASVVRDGDGLRGAMLRVLHLMSDGEPRAAASGTGDAVRHTGAALVDGPAADSGAPDSADITAAHDVSSFGERPAGMLRAVEDAALTMTARALLVAATARAESRGCHTRSDCPDPRAELRRSVAIRLGADGRPQVVSEPIADANPLPVVSAR, from the coding sequence ATGTCGACGCCTTCGATCGGCTGGGAAGCCGACGCTGATCTGGTGGTGATCGGTGGTGGAGTCGCGGGATTGACCGCGGCCCGCACCGCCTCACTGCGGGGGTTGCGGGTCCTGACCCTGAGCAAGGGTGGCCCGACCGATACGTCCACTCAATACGCGCAGGGCGGGATCGCGGTGGTCGCACCGGAGGGGGATACGGTCGACTCGCATGTCGACGACACGATCAATGCCGGTGCGGGACTGTGTGATCCGGATGCGGTGCGCTCGATCGTGGCCGGTGGTGCGGATGCGGTGGCGGCGCTGACCGATCTGGGCGCGGTCTTCGATCTGGGCCGCGACGGCCGGGTCTCGCGCACCCGCGAGGGTGGGCACAGCACCCGCCGTATCATCCACGCCGGCGGCGATGCCACCGGCGCCGAGGTGCAGCGCGCGTTGAACGCCGCCGGACTTCCGGTCCTGTTCGGGACCGCGGCCCTCGATATCGTCACCGGGCCCGACGGGGTCGAGGGCGTGATCGTGGTGTCGGACAAGGGCTTCGGCATCGTCCACACACCCGCGGTCCTGCTGGCCACCGGCGGGCTCGGACAGCTCTACGCCTGCAGCACCAATCCGCCCGGCGCCACCGCCGACGGGATCGCGCTGGCCTTGCGGGCCGGGGCCCTGGTCGCGGACCTGGAGTTCGTGCAGTTCCACCCCACGGTGCTGTTCAGCGCCGGTGGGCTGGGGCGGCGGCCGCTGATCAGCGAGGCGGTGCGCGGTGAGGGCGCCGTCCTCGTCGACACCGCGGGTGATTCGGTGACCGCCGGTGTCGATCCCCGCGGTGATCTCGCACCGCGAGACATCGTGTCCAAGGCCATCGCGGCCCGGATGGGCGAACTCGGCACCGATCACGTCTATCTCGACGCGCGCTCGATCGACGGTTTCCCCCAGCGGTTTCCGACGATCACCACCTCGTGCCGCGCGGTCGGCCTGGATCCGCGCACCGATCTGATCCCGGTCGCTCCGGCCGCGCACTTCCAATGCGGTGGCATCGTGACCGATACCTCCGGTCGCACGGCGGTCCCCGGGCTGTACGCCGCCGGTGAGGTGGCGCGGACCGGCCTGCACGGCGGCAACCGGCTGGCTTCCAACAGTTTGCTGGAAGGTCTCGTGGTCGGGGAACGCGCGGGCGCCGCGGCCGCCGAACGGCTCGGCACCGGCGCCCGGGTCACCGAGGTGCCGGCGGCGCGGCTGACCAGGGTCGACCGAACCGCGCTGCAGCAGTTGATGTCCGCACACGCCTCGGTGGTGCGCGACGGTGACGGGCTGCGAGGTGCCATGCTGCGCGTCCTGCATCTGATGAGCGACGGCGAGCCTCGTGCGGCCGCGTCCGGCACCGGCGACGCCGTGCGGCACACCGGCGCAGCGCTCGTAGACGGTCCCGCGGCGGACAGCGGTGCCCCGGATTCCGCGGACATCACGGCGGCGCACGATGTCTCGAGCTTCGGCGAGCGGCCCGCGGGCATGCTGCGCGCGGTGGAGGACGCCGCGCTCACCATGACCGCGCGCGCCCTGCTGGTGGCCGCGACCGCCCGCGCGGAGAGCCGTGGCTGCCACACCCGATCCGATTGTCCCGACCCCCGCGCGGAGTTGCGACGCAGTGTCGCGATCCGGCTCGGCGCCGACGGCCGCCCCCAGGTGGTGAGCGAGCCGATCGCCGACGCGAACCCGCTGCCGGTGGTGAGCGCGCGATGA
- the nadA gene encoding quinolinate synthase NadA, producing MASTSPTTTAFAAQVIDGPAGFGGVDPTPEWAHEIKRLARERNATILAHNYELPEIQDVADHVGDSLALSRIAAEAPEDTIVFCGVHFMAETAKILSPDKTVLIPDQRAGCSLADSITAGELSAWKAEHPGAVVVSYVNTTAAVKALTDICCTSSNAVDVVASIDPDREVLFLPDQFLGAHVKRVTGRENMHIWAGECHVHAGINGDELTEQARTHPDAELFVHPECGCATSALYLAGEGAFPADRVHILSTGGMIDAAKAAKSTQVLVATEVGMLHQLRKAAPGIDFQAVNDRAACKYMKMITPAALLRCLTENLDEVHVDPETAALARHSVQRMIAIGNPGGGE from the coding sequence ATGGCGTCAACGAGTCCGACGACGACGGCATTCGCAGCGCAGGTCATCGACGGCCCGGCCGGATTCGGCGGCGTCGATCCCACGCCCGAGTGGGCGCACGAGATCAAGCGGCTCGCCCGCGAGCGCAATGCCACGATCCTGGCGCACAACTACGAGCTACCCGAGATCCAGGACGTCGCCGATCACGTGGGTGACTCGCTGGCCCTGTCGCGGATCGCGGCCGAAGCGCCCGAGGACACCATCGTGTTCTGCGGTGTGCACTTCATGGCCGAGACCGCCAAGATCCTCAGCCCGGACAAGACCGTGCTGATTCCGGACCAGCGGGCGGGCTGCTCACTCGCCGACTCCATCACCGCCGGCGAACTGAGCGCGTGGAAGGCCGAGCACCCCGGTGCCGTCGTGGTGTCCTATGTGAACACCACCGCCGCGGTGAAGGCGCTCACCGACATCTGCTGCACGTCGTCCAACGCCGTCGACGTGGTCGCCTCGATCGATCCCGACCGCGAGGTGCTGTTCCTGCCCGACCAGTTCCTCGGCGCCCACGTCAAGCGGGTCACCGGGCGGGAGAACATGCACATCTGGGCCGGTGAATGCCATGTGCACGCCGGCATCAACGGTGACGAGCTGACCGAGCAGGCCCGCACCCATCCCGATGCCGAGCTGTTCGTCCACCCCGAATGCGGTTGTGCGACCTCGGCGCTGTACCTCGCGGGTGAGGGCGCGTTCCCGGCCGATCGGGTGCACATCCTGTCCACCGGCGGCATGATCGACGCCGCCAAGGCCGCGAAATCCACTCAGGTACTCGTCGCCACCGAAGTCGGCATGCTGCACCAGTTGCGCAAGGCCGCGCCCGGTATCGACTTCCAGGCCGTCAACGACCGCGCCGCGTGCAAGTACATGAAGATGATCACCCCGGCGGCTCTGCTGCGCTGCCTGACCGAGAACCTCGACGAGGTGCATGTCGATCCGGAAACCGCGGCGCTGGCACGTCATTCGGTGCAGCGGATGATCGCCATCGGCAATCCCGGCGGCGGCGAATAG
- a CDS encoding alpha/beta fold hydrolase: MPMHERHPSTVADYDDARRRARLAETGVGHRWRTLGRTRRVLLQLLLVPIVVLVLFGQYLQHDIGPEQARLARTDPAVLPIASPVDAAHRDTAVFDLVGLGGLDASDTARSLPSLRQLGSVWAVRYDNTGIDTKVISDLIIRVTEAARIHNVVLVGHSMGGVVALEIAKHIHTHSTRTLSAVILDCTPVNLAAVRPESRDQGEDLLRWFGWFPGVRESRSLRLAAETYSRREQFIDHRSDPPGIRAAALRRTVTDVLRQKIFNTDAASNGLIEDQFKAIVASGAVDDLHALAKPADHKPRPAVVFIRPHNAYRDSVVDDTYTHRVLIDTVGGVDGTLLVVLTRRTGHADPRQHPREYNTVIAQQVVPFVALVHTEQASWIP; encoded by the coding sequence ATGCCTATGCACGAACGGCACCCGTCCACGGTCGCGGATTACGACGATGCGCGTCGACGAGCACGCTTGGCCGAAACCGGTGTGGGACACCGGTGGCGGACGCTGGGCCGAACCCGAAGAGTCCTGTTGCAGCTGTTGCTGGTGCCGATCGTCGTCCTGGTGCTGTTCGGTCAGTACCTGCAGCACGACATCGGCCCGGAGCAGGCGCGGCTGGCCCGGACCGATCCGGCGGTACTGCCGATCGCGAGCCCGGTGGACGCGGCCCATCGCGATACCGCGGTCTTCGATCTGGTCGGCCTGGGTGGACTCGACGCCTCCGACACCGCGCGGTCGCTGCCCTCGCTGCGACAGCTCGGGTCGGTGTGGGCGGTGCGCTACGACAACACCGGTATCGACACCAAGGTCATCAGCGATCTGATCATCCGGGTCACCGAGGCCGCCCGCATTCACAACGTCGTCCTGGTCGGGCACAGTATGGGCGGGGTGGTGGCGCTCGAGATCGCCAAGCACATCCACACCCACAGCACTCGCACCCTGTCTGCGGTGATCCTGGACTGCACACCGGTGAATCTGGCCGCGGTCCGGCCCGAGAGCCGGGATCAGGGCGAGGATCTGCTGCGCTGGTTCGGCTGGTTCCCGGGTGTGCGGGAAAGCCGCAGCCTGCGGCTGGCGGCCGAAACCTATTCCCGCCGCGAACAGTTCATCGACCACCGCTCCGATCCGCCCGGTATCCGCGCGGCGGCCCTGCGCCGCACCGTTACCGATGTGCTGCGGCAGAAGATCTTCAATACCGACGCGGCGAGTAACGGGCTCATCGAGGATCAGTTCAAGGCCATCGTCGCCAGTGGCGCGGTCGACGACCTGCACGCCCTGGCGAAACCGGCCGACCACAAACCCCGTCCCGCGGTCGTGTTCATCCGCCCGCACAACGCGTATCGCGATTCGGTCGTCGACGACACCTACACCCACAGGGTGCTCATCGATACCGTCGGCGGTGTCGACGGCACCCTCCTGGTCGTGCTGACCCGCCGGACCGGCCACGCCGATCCGCGGCAGCATCCGCGGGAATACAACACCGTGATCGCGCAGCAGGTCGTGCCGTTCGTCGCACTGGTGCATACCGAACAGGCCAGCTGGATTCCCTGA
- a CDS encoding NUDIX hydrolase, translating to MVISEPIDPQAPRANAGSRTELGVLLWQRAMEPQTGTWSLPGGRLRDDEDLDTSARRQLAEKVDVRELWHIEQLSVFSDPRRVPGVRRIASAYLGLVPLTADPQLPADTRWHPVSALPNMSFDHGTVVHHARTRLAAKLSYTNIAFALAPSTFTMSTLREIYCTALGYDVDTTNLQRVLSRRKVITPTGETAAPGKSGGRPAAVYRFTDDEIRVTDEFAALRPPG from the coding sequence GTGGTGATCAGCGAACCGATCGACCCGCAGGCGCCGCGCGCGAACGCCGGCTCCCGCACCGAGCTCGGGGTCCTGTTGTGGCAGCGCGCGATGGAGCCGCAGACCGGGACGTGGTCACTACCGGGCGGGCGATTGCGCGACGACGAGGATCTCGACACCTCGGCCCGCCGTCAGCTCGCGGAGAAGGTCGATGTGCGCGAACTGTGGCATATCGAGCAGCTGTCGGTGTTCAGTGATCCGCGCCGGGTGCCGGGCGTGCGCCGCATCGCCTCGGCCTACCTGGGGCTGGTGCCGCTGACCGCGGATCCGCAACTGCCCGCCGACACCCGCTGGCATCCGGTCTCGGCCCTACCCAACATGTCCTTCGACCACGGCACCGTCGTCCATCACGCCCGTACCCGGCTGGCCGCGAAGCTGTCCTACACCAATATCGCCTTCGCGCTGGCGCCCTCGACCTTCACCATGTCCACGCTGCGAGAGATCTATTGCACCGCACTGGGTTACGACGTGGACACCACGAATCTGCAACGAGTGTTGAGCCGCCGCAAGGTGATCACGCCGACCGGGGAGACCGCCGCGCCGGGCAAATCGGGTGGGCGGCCCGCGGCGGTCTATCGGTTCACCGACGACGAGATCCGGGTGACCGACGAGTTCGCGGCGCTGCGGCCCCCGGGGTGA